From a region of the Malania oleifera isolate guangnan ecotype guangnan chromosome 12, ASM2987363v1, whole genome shotgun sequence genome:
- the LOC131144435 gene encoding transcription factor bHLH162 isoform X2 codes for MENNPSSSRTDRKTIERNRRNQMKTLYSQLSSLVPHQGLREAASVPDQLDEARSYIKRLQTKLERMKERRESLIGGHKLSTSEEKSVGGSKSLPQVEIRETGPALEVVLITGLDYQFMFNETIRILHEGGADIVNASFSVIHETVFHTIHSKVEESSSAYGAALISERLKKLVHDVN; via the exons ATGGAGAACAACCCTAGCTCCTCTAGAACTGACAGGAAGACCATAGAGCGAAACAGAAGAAATCAAATGAAAACCCTTTACTCCCAGCTCAGCTCTCTTGTTCCCCATCAAGGCTTaagg GAGGCAGCTTCAGTGCCTGATCAGCTGGATGAGGCAAGGAGCTACATAAAGAGGCTGCAGACGAAGCTGGAGAGGATGAAGGAGAGGAGAGAAAGCTTGATTGGGGGTCACAAGCTGAGTACGAGCGAAGAGAAGAGTGTGGGAGGATCAAAATCATTGCCACAAGTCGAGATTCGTGAGACGGGTCCTGCTCTTGAGGTGGTTTTGATCACTGGGTTGGATTATCAGTTCATGTTCAACGAGACGATCCGCATACTTCACGAAGGAGGCGCCGATATCGTCAATGCCAGCTTTTCGGTCATCCATGAGACGGTTTTCCACACCATACACTCCAAG gttgaagagtcttcatcaGCTTATGGCGCTGCTCTTATATCTGAGAGACTTAAGAAGTTGGTGCATGATGTGAATTAA
- the LOC131144435 gene encoding transcription factor bHLH162 isoform X1, with amino-acid sequence MENNPSSSRTDRKTIERNRRNQMKTLYSQLSSLVPHQGLREAASVPDQLDEARSYIKRLQTKLERMKERRESLIGGHKLSTSEEKSVGGSKSLPQVEIRETGPALEVVLITGLDYQFMFNETIRILHEGGADIVNASFSVIHETVFHTIHSKVLTMRSEHRSEMGSNRMKSNLSLYFYSRSSSLGICWNQFDEMCG; translated from the exons ATGGAGAACAACCCTAGCTCCTCTAGAACTGACAGGAAGACCATAGAGCGAAACAGAAGAAATCAAATGAAAACCCTTTACTCCCAGCTCAGCTCTCTTGTTCCCCATCAAGGCTTaagg GAGGCAGCTTCAGTGCCTGATCAGCTGGATGAGGCAAGGAGCTACATAAAGAGGCTGCAGACGAAGCTGGAGAGGATGAAGGAGAGGAGAGAAAGCTTGATTGGGGGTCACAAGCTGAGTACGAGCGAAGAGAAGAGTGTGGGAGGATCAAAATCATTGCCACAAGTCGAGATTCGTGAGACGGGTCCTGCTCTTGAGGTGGTTTTGATCACTGGGTTGGATTATCAGTTCATGTTCAACGAGACGATCCGCATACTTCACGAAGGAGGCGCCGATATCGTCAATGCCAGCTTTTCGGTCATCCATGAGACGGTTTTCCACACCATACACTCCAAGGTACTAACCATGCGTTCGGAACATAGAAGTGAAATGGGATCAAACagaatgaaatcaaatttatcactcTACTTTTACAGTCGATCATCATCTTTAGGAATTTGCTGGAATCAATTTGATGAAATGTGTGGCTAA